The following are from one region of the Heliangelus exortis chromosome 2, bHelExo1.hap1, whole genome shotgun sequence genome:
- the EXOSC4 gene encoding exosome complex component RRP41 produces MAAPELLSDEGYRADGRRPAELRKVRARMGVFAQADGSAYIEQGNTKALAVVYGPHEMRGSRSKSLPDRAVVNCQYSMATFSTGERRRRPHGDRQAGELALQLKQTFEAAILTQLFPRSQIDIYVQILQADGGNYCACVNAATLAVMDAGIPMRDFVCASSAGMAEETPLADLSSPEEAASGGPGLVLALLPAAGQIALVQLSARLHQERLEAAMEAAGGACRSLHAVLDRVVRERLREVTALMGD; encoded by the exons ATGGCGGCGCCGGAGCTACTGTCGGACGAGGGGTACCGGGCGGACGGACGCCGTCCTGCCGAGCTCCGCAAGGTCCGGGCGCGCATGGGGGTCTTCGCTCAAGCCGACGGCTCGGCCTACATCGAGCAGGGCAACACCAAGGCGCTGGCTGTGGTCTACGGCCCACACGAA ATGCGCGGGTCCCGCAGCAAATCCCTGCCGGACCGTGCGGTGGTGAACTGCCAGTACAGCATGGCCACCTTCAGCAccggggagcggcggcggcggccacACGGCGACCGTCAGGCGGgggagctggctctgcagctcaAACAGACCTTCGAGGCTGCCATCCTCACACAGCTCTTCCCCCGCTCACAGATCGACATCTACGTGCAG atcCTCCAGGCAGACGGTGGCAACTACTGCGCCTGCGTCAACGCGGCCACGCTGGCGGTGATGGACGCGGGGATCCCTATGCGGGACTTTGTCTGCGCCAGCTCCGCCGGGATGGCCGAGGAGACCCCCCTGGCCGACCTCAGCTCCCCCGAGGAGGCAGCGTCGGGGGGCCCGGGGctggtgctggcactgctgcccGCGGCCGGGCAGATCGCGCTGGTGCAGCTCAGCGCCCGCCTGCACCAGGAGCGCCTGGAGGCGGCCATGGAGGCGGCAGGGGGGGCCTGCAGGTCCCTGCACGCTGTCCTGGACAGAGTGGTGCGGGAGAGGCTGCGGGAGGTCACCGCCCTCATGGGGGActga
- the GPAA1 gene encoding glycosylphosphatidylinositol anchor attachment 1 protein isoform X1 produces MGLLSDPHCRRALSRLVLRLNTPLCLLSYLLGLGWFLALPLPPLAPRTYMSENAMGSTMVEETFGMGERALSYAREFAGHKKKAGGMPVAWLERTMWSLGLEVHRQPFTLTLPFPDETRERYMVKGTNVYGILRAPRASSTEALVLSVPCSPGTHNNQALGLMLALAAHFRGQIYWAKDIIFLVNEHDLLGMEAWLEAYHDINLTEVQSSGALGRAGAIQAAISLELSSDVVTSLDVGVEGLNGQLPNLDLLNLFHAFCQKNGLLCTIQGKLPRPEGDSLPAYAHSLQTLLLMVLAQASGRPRGDHGLFLRYRIEAITLRGINSFRQYKYDLTTLGKTLEGMFRKLNNLLERLHQSYFFYLLPSLSRFVSIGLYMPAFGFLILVLILKALDLWMKLSKGETGNAERLWDGDRGIREVEPRPGLLALVPPLVVCHAAGLALYFLPVLGQHVATQHFPVSEAEAVVLTLIAIYVAGMALPHNAHRALSGGSSDRGWMVLKLVALLYLALQLGCLALLNFSLGFILAATMVPAAAAVTPNGPRVLLGVLLVLGTPAVTLLLTIFLQRELEEAPAGLGEGWQLFLGALGEGLLQHHLYGSFLYPFLALGAHPCWLLLWNVLCWK; encoded by the exons ATGGGGCTGCTGTCCGACCCCCACTGCCGACGGGCGCTCTCCCGCCTGGTCCTGCGCCTCAACACTCCCCTCTG CCTCCTGAGCTACCTGCTGGGTCTGGGGTGGTTCCTggccctgcccctgccccctcTGGCCCCCCGTACCTACATGTCAGAGAACGCCATGGGATCCACCATGGTGGAGGAGACGTTTGGGATGGGGGAGCGGGCGCTCTCCTACGCACGCGAGTTTGCAGGGCACAAGAAAAAAGCGGG gggcaTGCCAGTGGCCTGGCTGGAGAGGACCATGTGGAGCCTGGGGCTGGAGGTTCACCGCCAGCCCTTCACCCTCACCCTGCCCTTCCCCGACGAGACCCGTGAGCGATAC ATGGTGAAGGGCACCAATGTCTACGGGATCCTGCGAGCGCCACGGGCGTCCAGCACCGAGGCGCTGGTGCTGAGCGTGCCCTGCTCCCCGGGGACTCACAACAACCAAGCCCTGGGGCTGATGTTGGCCCTCGCTGCACACTTCAGAG GCCAGATCTACTGGGCCAAGGACATCATCTTCCTGGTGAATGAGCACGACCTGCTGGGGATGGAAGCCTGGCTGGAGGCGTACCACGACATCAACCTCACCG AGGTGCAGTCTTCAGGGGCACTGGGCCGGGCAGGGGCCATCCAGGCAGCCATCTCCCTGGAGCTCAGCAGTGATGTGGTGACCAGCCTGGATGTGGGGGTGGAGGGGCTGAACGGGCAGCTACCCAACCTCGACCTCCTCAACCTCTTCCACGCCTTCTGCCAGAAGAATGGGCTGCTCTGCACCATCCAGGGCAAG CTCCCCCGCCCCGAGGGGGACTCCCTCCCTGCCTACGCCCACAGCCTGCAGACCCTCCTGCTGATGGTGCTGGCCCAGGCCTCAGGCAGACCCCGGGGGGACCACGGGCTCTTCCTGCGCTACCGCATCGAGGCCATCACCCTGCGGGGCATCAACAGCTTCAGGCAGTACAAATACGACCTGACCACCCTGGGAAA GACCCTGGAGGGGATGTTTCGGAAGCTGAACAACCTCCTGGAGCGCCTGCACCAGTCCTACTTCTTCtacctcctgccctccctctcaCGCTTCGTCTCCATCGGGCTCTATATGCCGGCCTTCGGCTTCCTCATCCTCGTCCTCATCCTCAAG GCCCTGGACCTCTGGATGAAGCTCAGCAAGGGCGAGACGGGCAACGCCGAGCGGCTCTGGGACGGTGACCGCGGGATCAGGGAGGTG GAGCCCCGTCCTGGTCTGCTGGCCCTGGTGCCACCACTGGTGGTGTGCCACGCTGCCGGGCTGGCCCTCTACTTCCTGCCGGTGCTGGGCCAGCACGTGGCCACCCAGCACTTCCCGGTGTCCGAGGCCGAAGCCGTGGTCCTCACCCTCATCGCCATCTACGTGGCAGGCATGGCCCTGCCCCACAACGCCCACAG ggcGCTGTCGGGGGGTAGCAGTGACCGTGGGTGGATGGTGCTGAAGTTGGTGGCCCTGCTCTACCTGGCACTGCAGCTGGGCTGCCTCGCCCTCCTCAACTTCTCCCTGGGCTTCATCCTGGCAGCCACCATGGTGCCTGCAGCCGCCGCCGTCACCCCCAACGGGCCCAG ggtgctgctgggggtgctgctggtgctggggacgCCGGCGGTGACGCTGCTGCTGACCATCTTCCTGCAGCGGGAGCTGGAGGAGGCCccggcagggctgggggagggctggCAGCTCTTCCTGGGGGCGCTGGGCGAGGGACTGCTCCAGCACCACCTCTACGGGTCCTTCCTCTACCCCTTCCTGGCCCTCGGAGCCCAcccctgctggctgctgctctggaacGTGCTCTGCTGGAAGTGA
- the GPAA1 gene encoding glycosylphosphatidylinositol anchor attachment 1 protein isoform X2, whose product MGLLSDPHCRRALSRLVLRLNTPLCLLSYLLGLGWFLALPLPPLAPRTYMSENAMGSTMVEETFGMGERALSYAREFAGHKKKAGGMPVAWLERTMWSLGLEVHRQPFTLTLPFPDETRERYMVKGTNVYGILRAPRASSTEALVLSVPCSPGTHNNQALGLMLALAAHFRGQIYWAKDIIFLVNEHDLLGMEAWLEAYHDINLTEVQSSGALGRAGAIQAAISLELSSDVVTSLDVGVEGLNGQLPNLDLLNLFHAFCQKNGLLCTIQGKLPRPEGDSLPAYAHSLQTLLLMVLAQASGRPRGDHGLFLRYRIEAITLRGINSFRQYKYDLTTLGKTLEGMFRKLNNLLERLHQSYFFYLLPSLSRFVSIGLYMPAFGFLILVLILKALDLWMKLSKGETGNAERLWDGDRGIREEPRPGLLALVPPLVVCHAAGLALYFLPVLGQHVATQHFPVSEAEAVVLTLIAIYVAGMALPHNAHRALSGGSSDRGWMVLKLVALLYLALQLGCLALLNFSLGFILAATMVPAAAAVTPNGPRVLLGVLLVLGTPAVTLLLTIFLQRELEEAPAGLGEGWQLFLGALGEGLLQHHLYGSFLYPFLALGAHPCWLLLWNVLCWK is encoded by the exons ATGGGGCTGCTGTCCGACCCCCACTGCCGACGGGCGCTCTCCCGCCTGGTCCTGCGCCTCAACACTCCCCTCTG CCTCCTGAGCTACCTGCTGGGTCTGGGGTGGTTCCTggccctgcccctgccccctcTGGCCCCCCGTACCTACATGTCAGAGAACGCCATGGGATCCACCATGGTGGAGGAGACGTTTGGGATGGGGGAGCGGGCGCTCTCCTACGCACGCGAGTTTGCAGGGCACAAGAAAAAAGCGGG gggcaTGCCAGTGGCCTGGCTGGAGAGGACCATGTGGAGCCTGGGGCTGGAGGTTCACCGCCAGCCCTTCACCCTCACCCTGCCCTTCCCCGACGAGACCCGTGAGCGATAC ATGGTGAAGGGCACCAATGTCTACGGGATCCTGCGAGCGCCACGGGCGTCCAGCACCGAGGCGCTGGTGCTGAGCGTGCCCTGCTCCCCGGGGACTCACAACAACCAAGCCCTGGGGCTGATGTTGGCCCTCGCTGCACACTTCAGAG GCCAGATCTACTGGGCCAAGGACATCATCTTCCTGGTGAATGAGCACGACCTGCTGGGGATGGAAGCCTGGCTGGAGGCGTACCACGACATCAACCTCACCG AGGTGCAGTCTTCAGGGGCACTGGGCCGGGCAGGGGCCATCCAGGCAGCCATCTCCCTGGAGCTCAGCAGTGATGTGGTGACCAGCCTGGATGTGGGGGTGGAGGGGCTGAACGGGCAGCTACCCAACCTCGACCTCCTCAACCTCTTCCACGCCTTCTGCCAGAAGAATGGGCTGCTCTGCACCATCCAGGGCAAG CTCCCCCGCCCCGAGGGGGACTCCCTCCCTGCCTACGCCCACAGCCTGCAGACCCTCCTGCTGATGGTGCTGGCCCAGGCCTCAGGCAGACCCCGGGGGGACCACGGGCTCTTCCTGCGCTACCGCATCGAGGCCATCACCCTGCGGGGCATCAACAGCTTCAGGCAGTACAAATACGACCTGACCACCCTGGGAAA GACCCTGGAGGGGATGTTTCGGAAGCTGAACAACCTCCTGGAGCGCCTGCACCAGTCCTACTTCTTCtacctcctgccctccctctcaCGCTTCGTCTCCATCGGGCTCTATATGCCGGCCTTCGGCTTCCTCATCCTCGTCCTCATCCTCAAG GCCCTGGACCTCTGGATGAAGCTCAGCAAGGGCGAGACGGGCAACGCCGAGCGGCTCTGGGACGGTGACCGCGGGATCAGGGAG GAGCCCCGTCCTGGTCTGCTGGCCCTGGTGCCACCACTGGTGGTGTGCCACGCTGCCGGGCTGGCCCTCTACTTCCTGCCGGTGCTGGGCCAGCACGTGGCCACCCAGCACTTCCCGGTGTCCGAGGCCGAAGCCGTGGTCCTCACCCTCATCGCCATCTACGTGGCAGGCATGGCCCTGCCCCACAACGCCCACAG ggcGCTGTCGGGGGGTAGCAGTGACCGTGGGTGGATGGTGCTGAAGTTGGTGGCCCTGCTCTACCTGGCACTGCAGCTGGGCTGCCTCGCCCTCCTCAACTTCTCCCTGGGCTTCATCCTGGCAGCCACCATGGTGCCTGCAGCCGCCGCCGTCACCCCCAACGGGCCCAG ggtgctgctgggggtgctgctggtgctggggacgCCGGCGGTGACGCTGCTGCTGACCATCTTCCTGCAGCGGGAGCTGGAGGAGGCCccggcagggctgggggagggctggCAGCTCTTCCTGGGGGCGCTGGGCGAGGGACTGCTCCAGCACCACCTCTACGGGTCCTTCCTCTACCCCTTCCTGGCCCTCGGAGCCCAcccctgctggctgctgctctggaacGTGCTCTGCTGGAAGTGA
- the CYC1 gene encoding cytochrome c1, heme protein, mitochondrial, protein MAAVAVRTLPLRPYGRLLLPRARTATAPAPMSSLAGLSRSRKVALTALGVLAAGGGGLALALRSSLDAGELEMHPPSFPWSHGGPLDALDHSSLRRGFQVYKQVCSACHSMEYVAFRNLIGVTHTEAEAKALAEEVEVQDGPDENGEMFMRPGKISDYFPKPYPNAEAARAANNGALPPDLSYIVNARHGGEDYVFSLLTGYCDPPAGVTVREGLHYNPYFPGQAIGMAPPIYNEVLEYDDGTPASMSQIAKDVCTFLRWAAEPEHDHRKRMGLKMLMISGLLISLLFYMKRHKWSVMKSRKMVYRPPK, encoded by the exons ATGGCGGCGGTGGCGGTGCGGACGCTCCCGCTTCGGCCCTACGGCCGCCTCCTGCTGCCGCGAGCCCGGACCGCGACCGCCCCG GCCCCCATGTCGTCCTTGGCTGGGCTTTCCCGCAGCAGGAAGGTGGCTCTGACAGCTCTGGGGGTGTTGgcagccggggggggggggctggccCTGGCCCTGCGCTCCAGCCTGGACgctggggagctggagatgcATCCCCCCAGCTTCCCCTGGAGCCACGGAGGCCCCCTGGATGCCCTTGACCACAGCAG CCTGCGGCGTGGTTTCCAGGTGTACAAGCAGGTCTGCTCAGCGTGCCACAGCATGGAGTACGTGGCCTTCCGCAACCTCATTGGTGTCACCCACACCGAGGCTGAGGCCAAGGCGCTGGCTGAGGAG GTGGAGGTGCAGGACGGTCCGGATGAGAACGGGGAGATGTTCATGCGCCCCGGGAAGATCTCGGACTACTTCCCCAAGCCCTACCCCAACGCCGAGGCGGCGCGGGCGGCCAACAACGGGGCTCTGCCCCCTGACCTCAGCTACATCGTCAACGCTCG GCATGGGGGCGAGGATTACGTGTTCTCCCTGCTGACCGGGTACTGCGACCCCCCTGCCGGGGTGACGGTGAGGGAGGGGCTGCACTACAACCCCTACTTCCCGGGTCAGGCCATCGGCATGGCCCCCCCGATCTACAACGAGGTCCTGGAGTATGATGATG GGACCCCCGCCAGCATGTCACAGATTGCCAAGGACGTCTGCACCTTCCTGCGGTGGGCGGCAGAGCCCGAGCACGACCACCGCAAGCGGATGGGATTGAAG ATGCTGATGATCTCAGGACTCCtcatctccctcctcttctACATGAAACGCCACAAATGGTCTGTGatgaagagcaggaaaatggtTTACCGGCCCCCCAAATAA